A region from the Lentimonas sp. CC4 genome encodes:
- a CDS encoding haloacid dehalogenase-like hydrolase, giving the protein MTKKNLHRQNSVACIWDFDKTLIPGYMQAPIFEAYGIDEDAFWKEVNQLPEIYAQRGSRVSHDTIYLNHLLSFVKNGCLKGLTNQRLRELGKELVFYPGLPDLFDQLKEVVQSRPEYRKHNITLEHYIISTGIAEMIRGSSIAPHVDGIFGCEFIEAPLPPNFSNQNELPLHMEFEISQIGAIVDNTIKTRFIFEINKGSNKNPQIDVNASMSRVDRRIPIDRMIYTADGPSDVPVFSVVKSNGGKAYAVFNPDSEAEFAQNDALLHAGRIHAYGPADYTENSTTAKWLRMHVRQICNNIVDECEESLSQNVGKAPRHLHDDDEPEVEKVKDAPQGELF; this is encoded by the coding sequence ATGACGAAAAAAAATCTCCACCGCCAAAATAGTGTCGCCTGCATCTGGGACTTCGACAAGACCCTGATCCCTGGCTACATGCAAGCACCCATCTTCGAAGCCTATGGAATTGACGAAGACGCCTTCTGGAAAGAGGTCAACCAGCTACCAGAAATCTACGCTCAGCGCGGATCCCGTGTCTCTCACGACACGATTTATCTCAACCACCTGCTCAGTTTTGTAAAAAACGGCTGCCTCAAGGGGCTGACCAATCAACGCCTACGGGAACTGGGCAAAGAGTTAGTTTTCTACCCAGGCCTCCCCGATCTTTTCGATCAGCTCAAGGAGGTCGTCCAATCACGCCCTGAATACCGCAAGCACAACATCACGCTGGAGCACTATATCATCAGCACCGGCATCGCTGAAATGATCCGCGGCAGCAGCATCGCGCCACATGTGGACGGCATCTTCGGCTGCGAATTTATCGAAGCCCCCCTACCACCGAATTTTTCCAATCAAAACGAACTGCCGCTACACATGGAGTTCGAGATCAGCCAAATCGGCGCGATTGTCGACAACACCATCAAGACGCGCTTCATCTTCGAGATCAACAAAGGCAGCAACAAGAACCCGCAGATTGACGTGAACGCCTCGATGTCGCGCGTCGACCGCCGTATCCCCATCGACCGGATGATCTACACAGCCGACGGCCCGAGCGATGTGCCCGTATTTTCAGTGGTTAAGAGCAACGGCGGCAAAGCCTATGCAGTCTTCAACCCCGACAGCGAAGCCGAATTTGCGCAGAACGACGCGCTCCTCCACGCCGGCCGCATTCACGCCTACGGCCCCGCCGACTACACTGAGAACAGCACCACTGCGAAATGGCTACGCATGCACGTGCGTCAGATCTGCAACAACATCGTGGATGAATGCGAGGAATCGCTCTCGCAGAATGTAGGCAAAGCACCGAGACATCTGCACGACGACGATGAGCCCGAGGTGGAAAAAGTAAAAGACGCGCCCCAAGGCGAATTGTTTTAG
- the prmC gene encoding peptide chain release factor N(5)-glutamine methyltransferase yields MSLLTIREIKERTEAFFKSKGVPNARLDTDTLIAHSLGMKRLELYLDLDRPLTEAQLVELRPLVKRRADREPLQYIVGTVDFCDMELKVDPRALIPRYETEELVELVCEALTETPNAILDLGTGSGALALAFANKYPEAAVDAVDFSAEALSLAKENVVAQGLDARVTLHEGSWLCPLGLGEERYDLIVSNPPYLTEEEMTTAEPEVVAHEPHGALVSGADGLDDLRLIFKDAAAHLKPGGLLALETGIAQTETLNALCEAAGLKGESLEDLSGRPRFYFARKG; encoded by the coding sequence ATGTCATTATTAACCATACGCGAAATCAAGGAGCGCACGGAGGCTTTCTTTAAGTCCAAGGGTGTGCCGAATGCGCGATTGGATACAGATACACTGATAGCGCATTCGCTCGGGATGAAACGGCTGGAGTTGTATCTCGATCTCGACCGACCGCTGACGGAAGCACAGCTCGTTGAGCTGCGCCCGCTAGTCAAGCGCCGAGCTGATCGCGAGCCGCTGCAATACATTGTCGGCACGGTCGATTTTTGTGACATGGAGCTGAAGGTGGACCCGCGGGCGTTGATTCCACGCTACGAGACCGAGGAATTGGTGGAGCTCGTGTGCGAGGCATTAACTGAAACGCCTAACGCAATTTTAGATTTAGGAACTGGAAGTGGCGCGTTAGCTTTAGCGTTCGCCAATAAGTATCCTGAGGCGGCAGTGGATGCCGTTGATTTCAGTGCTGAAGCGCTTTCGCTCGCAAAGGAGAACGTCGTTGCACAAGGACTGGATGCCCGCGTTACGCTACACGAGGGCAGCTGGTTGTGTCCTTTGGGACTAGGTGAGGAGCGTTACGACCTGATCGTCTCGAACCCCCCGTATTTGACAGAGGAAGAAATGACGACTGCCGAGCCGGAAGTCGTCGCGCACGAGCCACATGGTGCACTCGTTTCCGGAGCCGATGGCTTGGATGACCTGCGCCTGATTTTTAAAGACGCCGCTGCGCATTTGAAGCCCGGCGGTTTGCTCGCCTTAGAGACGGGCATTGCGCAAACCGAAACCTTGAACGCACTCTGCGAGGCAGCAGGCCTGAAGGGGGAGAGCCTCGAAGACCTGTCCGGGCGTCCGCGGTTTTATTTCGCGAGGAAGGGCTAG
- the prfA gene encoding peptide chain release factor 1 — translation MHKIPDIAPFRAKLANLDAQIAEPNFYSDQRRAAEVGREHQRVTSLIEKFEAFNAANKAIAENEAMIADKETDEEIREMAEEELVELRGQIETLENEVLRAMIPPDPTDSRNSVMEIRGGAGGDEANIFAGDLFRMYSRYAERRGWKVEVMSTSLADTGGYREIIFNMTGEDAYKYLKFESGVHRVQRVPVTETQGRIHTSTATVAVLPEAEEVDIEIRPQDLDIATMRASGAGGQHVNTTDSAVMMTHIPTGVTVYCADERSQIKNRAKALTVMRSRLLKAKEDEEHAKYAAERKGQIGTGDRSERIRTYNYPQGRLTDHRIGLSLSLPSVIDGDLGDVIDGLQNYDYDARIQNLLKSQEV, via the coding sequence ATGCATAAAATTCCTGATATCGCACCGTTCCGCGCCAAGCTTGCTAACTTGGACGCTCAAATCGCTGAGCCTAATTTCTATTCTGATCAACGCCGCGCTGCTGAAGTCGGCCGCGAGCATCAGCGCGTCACCAGTCTGATCGAGAAATTTGAGGCTTTTAATGCAGCCAATAAAGCGATCGCTGAAAATGAGGCGATGATCGCAGATAAAGAGACCGATGAGGAGATCCGCGAAATGGCGGAAGAAGAGCTCGTCGAGCTTCGTGGTCAGATCGAGACCTTGGAAAACGAAGTGCTGCGTGCGATGATCCCACCTGATCCGACTGATAGTCGTAACTCCGTGATGGAAATCCGCGGTGGTGCCGGCGGTGATGAAGCCAATATTTTTGCGGGCGATCTCTTCCGCATGTATAGTCGTTACGCAGAGCGTCGCGGCTGGAAGGTCGAAGTAATGAGCACGAGCTTGGCCGATACCGGCGGCTACCGTGAAATCATCTTCAATATGACGGGGGAAGATGCTTACAAATATTTGAAGTTCGAGAGCGGTGTGCACCGTGTCCAGCGCGTGCCAGTCACCGAAACGCAAGGCCGTATCCACACCTCGACTGCTACGGTGGCTGTGCTACCGGAAGCGGAAGAAGTGGATATCGAGATTCGTCCACAGGATTTGGATATTGCGACCATGCGTGCGTCTGGTGCAGGTGGTCAGCACGTCAACACGACTGACTCCGCTGTGATGATGACCCACATACCAACGGGGGTGACCGTGTATTGCGCAGACGAACGCTCGCAGATCAAGAATCGTGCCAAAGCTTTGACGGTGATGCGCTCTCGTTTGCTCAAAGCAAAAGAGGATGAGGAACATGCGAAATACGCTGCCGAGCGTAAGGGGCAGATTGGCACTGGCGACCGTTCGGAGCGTATCCGCACCTATAACTATCCGCAAGGTCGTCTCACGGATCATCGTATCGGACTGAGTCTTTCCTTGCCGTCAGTGATTGATGGCGATCTTGGCGATGTGATCGATGGTCTGCAAAATTATGACTACGACGCCCGTATTCAGAATTTGTTGAAGTCACAGGAGGTGTAA
- a CDS encoding ArsR family transcriptional regulator codes for MPTDVTATPAALSPWETSTIEVFIRAASLIGLPRSVGEIYGFLFCAQSPQTFDELAERLGISRGSVSQGLKFLRQLGAVKVHYVAGSRKDHYQPELSMKRLVHGFVRDQFSPHLESGGERLDAIDALIESEPDPALRAHAAQRINTLRTWQSRMQKLMPIVMAALGGASFFNQPKDAPEII; via the coding sequence TTGCCTACAGATGTTACAGCCACCCCTGCCGCGCTCTCGCCGTGGGAGACTTCGACGATCGAAGTCTTTATCCGTGCGGCCAGTTTGATTGGGTTACCACGTTCGGTGGGTGAGATTTACGGCTTTCTGTTTTGCGCGCAATCGCCGCAGACCTTCGATGAATTGGCGGAGCGTCTAGGGATCAGCCGAGGTTCGGTCAGCCAAGGACTCAAATTCTTGCGTCAGTTGGGTGCGGTCAAGGTGCACTATGTGGCCGGCAGCCGGAAGGATCACTATCAGCCCGAGCTATCCATGAAGCGCTTGGTGCATGGCTTTGTGCGCGATCAATTTTCGCCGCATTTGGAATCTGGTGGCGAGCGCCTCGATGCGATCGATGCCCTCATCGAATCTGAGCCAGATCCAGCACTGCGAGCGCACGCCGCTCAGCGAATCAATACCTTACGCACCTGGCAGAGCCGCATGCAAAAGCTCATGCCCATCGTCATGGCCGCACTCGGCGGCGCCAGCTTCTTCAATCAACCCAAAGATGCTCCAGAAATTATCTGA
- a CDS encoding FecR domain-containing protein: MKNTRFYLVLLALFGLSALTINAAQLASAKVLSVTGTVTSHAEDGVETPLTVGTILKQGDSVTTTGLSNALLVFSNGSELVVEADSSLKIAELTQDAFSGNKSYEQLQADPSKSQALLELSYGKVSGHVKKLRPGSEFFVESPLGTAAIRGTNFVMGLYFDSIRGELVFFVQNKDGKVDLISRVAGTVEFGRGNVSTVGFAPGAKNPDTYAVPPAHSIIVRLSENDPYFKEIVNFVKNIPPHAGLPTIIIETDTDPDAEDVELISPEG; the protein is encoded by the coding sequence ATGAAAAACACCCGCTTCTATCTTGTGCTGCTTGCCCTCTTCGGCTTAAGCGCCCTCACAATTAATGCAGCCCAACTCGCCAGCGCTAAAGTGCTGAGTGTGACAGGCACGGTCACGAGCCACGCCGAAGATGGTGTCGAAACGCCGCTCACAGTCGGCACAATCCTCAAGCAAGGCGACAGCGTCACCACCACAGGATTGAGCAACGCACTCCTCGTTTTCTCCAACGGTTCTGAACTCGTCGTAGAAGCAGACTCTAGCCTAAAAATCGCTGAGCTCACGCAAGATGCCTTCAGCGGCAATAAAAGCTACGAGCAACTCCAAGCGGACCCAAGCAAGTCACAAGCATTGCTTGAACTGAGCTACGGTAAAGTCTCCGGACACGTCAAAAAGCTTCGCCCAGGCTCCGAATTCTTCGTCGAATCTCCGCTCGGCACCGCTGCGATCCGTGGCACTAACTTCGTGATGGGACTTTATTTCGATTCAATTCGCGGCGAACTGGTCTTCTTCGTTCAAAATAAGGACGGCAAAGTCGACCTCATTTCTCGTGTCGCTGGAACGGTCGAATTTGGTCGTGGCAACGTCAGCACCGTTGGATTCGCCCCTGGCGCCAAAAACCCGGACACATACGCGGTCCCACCAGCACATAGCATCATCGTTCGCCTCTCCGAGAACGACCCTTACTTCAAGGAAATCGTTAATTTCGTGAAGAACATCCCGCCACATGCCGGTCTTCCAACCATTATCATTGAAACTGATACAGATCCGGATGCAGAAGACGTGGAGTTAATCAGCCCAGAGGGTTAA
- the hisA gene encoding phosphoribosylformimino-5-aminoimidazole carboxamide ribotide isomerase — translation MTLFRPCIDLHAGKVKQIVGGTLSDDGAGLQTNFESDRPAGYYGHLYQKDALVGGHVIKLGPDNDAAAREALAAYPRGLQIGGGIHRENAASWLQAGASHVIVTSWLFDKDGHFRPERLDALVAEVGKERLVLDLSCRADGDGWIVAMNRWQTPTDLLVDAGTLNDLAYSCDEFLIHAADVEGKCEGIDTRLVEFLGAHATIPVTYAGGVHAFEDLQSVQDLSAGKVDLTIGSALDLFGGNKVRYEDCVAWNREHASC, via the coding sequence ATGACTCTATTCCGTCCCTGTATCGATCTTCACGCTGGTAAGGTAAAACAAATCGTTGGCGGCACTTTAAGCGATGACGGTGCTGGCCTACAGACGAACTTTGAGAGCGATCGCCCAGCAGGCTATTATGGGCATCTCTATCAGAAGGATGCACTCGTAGGTGGGCACGTGATTAAGCTCGGGCCTGACAATGACGCCGCCGCTCGTGAAGCGTTGGCGGCATATCCGCGCGGTCTGCAAATTGGCGGCGGGATTCATCGCGAGAATGCTGCGAGTTGGCTGCAGGCGGGCGCGAGCCATGTGATCGTGACCTCGTGGCTATTTGATAAAGACGGCCATTTTCGGCCAGAGCGCTTAGATGCGCTGGTTGCTGAAGTGGGCAAGGAACGCTTGGTGCTCGACTTAAGTTGCCGTGCAGACGGGGATGGTTGGATCGTGGCCATGAATCGCTGGCAGACACCGACCGATCTGCTAGTAGATGCGGGGACGCTCAATGACCTGGCGTATTCGTGTGACGAATTTCTGATTCACGCCGCGGATGTTGAAGGCAAATGCGAAGGGATTGATACGCGATTAGTCGAGTTTCTCGGAGCGCATGCAACGATTCCGGTCACATATGCTGGAGGCGTGCACGCCTTTGAGGATTTGCAAAGCGTCCAGGATCTAAGTGCTGGTAAAGTCGATCTCACGATCGGCAGCGCACTCGACCTCTTCGGGGGTAACAAAGTGCGCTATGAAGACTGCGTTGCCTGGAATCGAGAGCACGCGAGTTGTTAG
- a CDS encoding MraY family glycosyltransferase produces the protein MLFPLLFFILLGCFASWLVIHCLLAVGFGQGGDGEVQHHHTHTGVIPRIGGVGLMAGFGLTYLLCFYQLNPDDNKTILHFAVAGGAFGAFLLGFIDDFRPLGAKVKLLAQILIGVAAYKCGLSIDRVGIPFTDTMVNLGVFGMFLTVGWFVAIMNLINLIDGLDGLAGGVGLMLMALLVYLSIQRGIAFSSILSLGMIGAILGFLFHNFPPAKCYMGDSGAYMIGYVIAALSLLNAEKGAVLAALIAPALALALPIVDVAFALLRRAIKGLPLFRPDRGHIHHRLMRTGLSRRNTVLVLYVVSLFALVGGLLAFADRGRYLPIFLGFAFVVILFALRGQKISAASVRVLLTDSLQSRQDTRNALYLKNWLVVEAERADSATHLWSDFRFVLKKMGFCRAELKLGEETRDFYVPHTPHDDLELLWKETHRTAGEIPMELTLYAEKDNFSEHQFTLATDIAAEALGSARTKWKDINGSPMDFDSVAKEATDYRKQKARNLYRPTY, from the coding sequence ATGCTCTTCCCTCTCCTATTTTTTATTCTTCTCGGATGCTTTGCCTCATGGCTTGTGATCCACTGCTTGCTTGCGGTTGGTTTCGGCCAAGGCGGGGATGGCGAAGTGCAGCATCACCACACGCACACAGGCGTCATCCCGCGCATCGGTGGGGTGGGCCTGATGGCGGGCTTTGGTCTGACCTATTTACTGTGCTTTTATCAGCTCAATCCCGATGATAATAAGACGATCCTGCACTTCGCGGTGGCGGGTGGGGCTTTTGGCGCATTTCTCTTAGGCTTTATCGATGATTTTCGCCCGCTCGGTGCGAAGGTGAAGCTGCTCGCTCAGATCCTGATCGGGGTAGCGGCCTATAAGTGTGGGCTATCGATTGATCGAGTGGGCATTCCATTCACCGATACGATGGTCAATCTCGGAGTCTTCGGGATGTTCCTGACGGTCGGCTGGTTCGTTGCGATCATGAACCTGATCAATTTGATCGACGGGCTCGATGGCCTGGCCGGCGGGGTCGGGCTGATGCTCATGGCCTTGCTGGTCTATTTGAGCATTCAGCGCGGGATTGCCTTTTCCTCGATTCTCTCACTTGGGATGATTGGAGCGATTCTGGGATTCCTCTTTCATAACTTTCCACCCGCCAAGTGCTATATGGGCGATTCCGGCGCTTACATGATCGGCTATGTCATTGCCGCGCTGTCCTTGTTGAATGCAGAAAAGGGTGCCGTGCTCGCTGCACTAATTGCACCTGCCTTGGCCTTAGCTTTACCGATTGTCGATGTGGCCTTTGCGCTCCTGCGACGTGCAATCAAGGGCCTGCCGCTGTTTCGTCCAGATCGCGGGCATATCCACCACCGCCTAATGCGGACGGGGCTATCGCGCCGCAATACCGTCCTGGTGCTGTATGTGGTTTCCCTGTTCGCGCTCGTTGGCGGGCTGCTGGCTTTTGCAGATCGTGGGCGCTACTTGCCGATCTTTTTGGGGTTCGCGTTTGTGGTGATTCTTTTTGCGCTACGTGGACAGAAGATCTCTGCAGCCAGTGTGCGTGTCTTGCTCACAGATTCATTACAATCGCGTCAGGATACCCGTAATGCGTTGTATTTGAAGAACTGGCTCGTCGTCGAAGCCGAGCGGGCGGACAGTGCCACGCATTTGTGGTCAGACTTTCGCTTTGTGCTGAAAAAAATGGGCTTCTGCCGAGCCGAGCTCAAGCTAGGCGAGGAGACACGCGATTTCTATGTGCCGCATACGCCACATGACGATTTGGAGCTGCTCTGGAAAGAGACACATCGCACCGCAGGCGAGATCCCAATGGAGCTCACCCTTTACGCCGAGAAAGATAACTTTTCCGAACACCAATTCACCCTCGCCACCGATATCGCCGCCGAGGCATTGGGCAGTGCCCGCACTAAGTGGAAAGATATCAACGGCAGCCCGATGGACTTCGACTCCGTCGCCAAAGAAGCGACCGACTATCGGAAGCAAAAAGCCCGGAATCTGTATCGCCCGACGTATT
- a CDS encoding four helix bundle protein: MTGFKSLEVWKLAKQLAVDTYQFTRDGQIKTDFGLVDQMRRAAVSIASNIAEGDERNTNKDTIRFFYIAKASAAELYTQIEIAESIYELDMNQSAKLKATCDQMARMLRGLIKARSLN; the protein is encoded by the coding sequence ATGACAGGATTTAAGTCACTTGAAGTTTGGAAGTTAGCGAAGCAGCTCGCAGTCGATACCTATCAGTTTACTAGAGATGGGCAGATTAAAACAGACTTCGGTCTAGTGGATCAGATGCGTCGAGCTGCGGTGTCGATTGCCAGTAACATTGCAGAAGGGGATGAGCGGAATACAAATAAGGATACCATACGATTCTTCTATATTGCCAAAGCTTCAGCCGCAGAACTGTATACCCAGATTGAAATCGCCGAATCCATTTACGAATTAGACATGAATCAGAGTGCCAAGTTAAAAGCGACCTGCGATCAAATGGCTCGAATGCTCCGTGGCTTGATTAAAGCCAGGTCCTTAAATTAA